The DNA segment GTGTCACCTGACTATAATCCCAAGGACAGCGACCCAAAAAACTGGTTAATAACCAGCCAGTCAAATATTCTATAGTTAAAATAATAATCGCCCAAATAGTGCCTCGAATAAACCAAGGCATGTCCACAATTCGATCATGAACAGGTTCTAAAAAAACTGCCAAACCATAAATAGGAAACATCCACAAATATGTAAAACTAGACAACATTAAATTACCCTGCAAGAGGGAACCTAAACCTGTCCAAATAATTTCCATTGTCCAACCCAAAAAGCCATAAATCACAAATTTAGTTATCATACTTCTATTTTAAGTAAAAAACCAAAAAACATACTTCTTCAAAAACGATTACTATTTTTGTGAACTTCACCTTTTTCCTGTTTAACTATCCTATGATTATGTTAAAATGGGGAAAAGGTGCCTGGCTCCCTACACAGTTAACATTTTACAAGGAGGTTTTATCGTTGTCCACATTAAAAAAGCACTTTTCATCTTATCTTACACTATTTGGGACCTTTTTTAAAATAGGACTTTTTGTTTTTGGCGGCGGCTATGCTATGCTGCCTTTAATCGAAGAAGAAGTAGTAAATCGTTATCAGTGGATGACTGAAGAGGAATTTATAGATATGCTGGCCATCACACAATCCGCACCCGGGCCAGTAGCCGTAAATGCCTCTATTTTTATAGGTTTTAAAATGATGGGCATAAGTGGAGCAATTGTGGCTCTTTTAGGGGCAACTCTACCCTCATTTATAATTATTCTGCTTTTAGCTACCCTTTTAGATACCCAAAGTGAAGACAGCCATTTACAACGCTTTTTCGCGGGAGTAAGGCCAGCCATTATTGCTTTAATTTTAGGTGTAGGGATTAGAACTGGCCGTAAAGTAATTCGGGCTCCTTTTAGTTTGCTTATCTTTGGTATAGCTTTAAGTCTGCTTTTAATCTTTAATGTGCATCCAGTTTTATTAATTATTTTAGGTGGTTTAACTGGTGCCTTAGTCAAGGGGGCTGTTTAAAATGCATTTCTTACTTTTTAAAACCTTTTTCATTGTAGGACTTTTTGGCTTTGGTGGCGGCTATGCCATGCTGCCTTTAATGCAAACAGAAATTGTCACTAAACAAGCCTGGTTAACCACCCAAGAATTTGCCGATATCATTGCCGTAGCCGAAATAACTCCCGGACCAATAGCTATTAATACAGCTACTTATACTGGCTATCAAGTAATTGGTTTTAGTGGAGCTGTAATCGCTACTTTAGGTGTTGTCTTTCCCGCTTTAATATTAGTTATCACCCTAACTTCTTTAGTACTCAAACATAAAGACAAACCTCTATTCCAAGGTGTATTCCAAGGGTTGCGTCCTATTGTAGTAGCCTTGATCATTGGAGCAGCGGTTAATTTAGGTTTAAATACTATTTCCCGTCCACTAGAATTGGTATTTACTTTAATAGCTCTAGCTTTATTTATCTTTAGCAAACTACATCCCATTTTACTGCTGCTTAGTTTTGGTCTTTTAAATGTCTTTATAGCCCTAATTTAAAATGAGGCTGGAAAATCCAGCCTCATTTAAATCTTATAATACCATTTTAAAAACATGGTAGTTACCAAAACCGCCCCGGCAAAAAATAAAGCAAAAATTAATAGATAAAATAACATTCGTTTTATTCTTCCCCTTTTACGCATTTAATCACACTCCTCAAAATTACTTCCAATATTTCATTCTATTGAGCGGCCAATAAGTAAACAATGCTTTCCCTTTAACACTTTCTAAATCAGCAAAACCCCATTCATGTGAATCATATGAACGATTACGATTATCACCCAACACAAAAATTTTACCTTCAGGGACTTGAATTAATGGATACTCATAATGCATCGGTTCAGCTAAATAAGGTTCATCCAATGGCTCATCATTTACATATACTTTTCCCCCTTTAATTTCTACCGTATCACCGGGTAAAGCAATCAAACGTTTAATCAAATCATCTTTGAGCCGAGATTGTTCCGGTGGAACAAAAACAATCACTTCCCCCCTTTCCAATCCTTTAAACCGATGAGTAACTTTTTCCACAAAAAGCCTATCCCAAGGTTCTATGGTAGGTACCATAGAAGGTGTAGGCACTACCCTACTATCCAAAAT comes from the Clostridia bacterium genome and includes:
- a CDS encoding chromate transporter, with translation MSTLKKHFSSYLTLFGTFFKIGLFVFGGGYAMLPLIEEEVVNRYQWMTEEEFIDMLAITQSAPGPVAVNASIFIGFKMMGISGAIVALLGATLPSFIIILLLATLLDTQSEDSHLQRFFAGVRPAIIALILGVGIRTGRKVIRAPFSLLIFGIALSLLLIFNVHPVLLIILGGLTGALVKGAV
- a CDS encoding chromate transporter, giving the protein MHFLLFKTFFIVGLFGFGGGYAMLPLMQTEIVTKQAWLTTQEFADIIAVAEITPGPIAINTATYTGYQVIGFSGAVIATLGVVFPALILVITLTSLVLKHKDKPLFQGVFQGLRPIVVALIIGAAVNLGLNTISRPLELVFTLIALALFIFSKLHPILLLLSFGLLNVFIALI
- the lepB gene encoding signal peptidase I encodes the protein MKNNRQELKEWIITILTAIVLVIVIRTFILDSRVVPTPSMVPTIEPWDRLFVEKVTHRFKGLERGEVIVFVPPEQSRLKDDLIKRLIALPGDTVEIKGGKVYVNDEPLDEPYLAEPMHYEYPLIQVPEGKIFVLGDNRNRSYDSHEWGFADLESVKGKALFTYWPLNRMKYWK